A region of Kribbella sp. NBC_01245 DNA encodes the following proteins:
- a CDS encoding ubiquitin-like domain-containing protein produces MRKSIIAVAAAATAIAVAGGSVAYATKSKTVTLSVDGQVQKVHTFGSTVADALKAKKITVTDRDQVAPALDAKLQEGQEIAVQFARPLTVNADGKKKSFWTTEDTVSEALTELNLRYAAGAQLSTSRSASIGREGLALTVRTPKTVYFVRYGKTLPFKTTGTTVAEAIDHANVKVDGDDRVTPAVTTAIKSGTRIVIAKVDHKRSTKVVPVPFEKTETKSATLFVGDKKTTRPGVAGKRQVQLVLSFVSGKLVATREVSSKILVKPVAELVTVGTKPKPEETDPVIGGTAAWDRIAECESGGNWATNTGNGYYGGLQFSHSTWLNYGGGKYANNAHLASKAQQIAIAEKVRDAEGGYGAWPVCGKRA; encoded by the coding sequence GTGCGTAAGTCCATCATCGCTGTCGCGGCTGCCGCGACTGCGATTGCTGTCGCGGGCGGAAGCGTTGCCTACGCGACGAAGAGCAAGACCGTCACGCTGTCGGTCGACGGACAGGTGCAGAAGGTGCACACCTTTGGTTCCACGGTCGCCGACGCCCTGAAGGCGAAGAAGATCACCGTCACCGATCGGGACCAGGTCGCGCCCGCGCTGGATGCCAAGCTGCAGGAAGGCCAGGAGATCGCGGTGCAGTTCGCCCGTCCCCTGACCGTGAACGCGGATGGCAAGAAGAAGAGCTTCTGGACCACCGAGGACACCGTCAGCGAGGCGCTGACCGAGCTGAACCTGCGGTACGCAGCCGGCGCTCAGCTATCCACCAGCCGTAGTGCCTCCATCGGCCGCGAGGGTCTAGCCCTGACCGTCCGGACGCCCAAGACGGTGTACTTCGTTCGCTACGGCAAGACGTTGCCGTTCAAGACCACTGGTACGACCGTGGCCGAGGCGATCGACCACGCGAACGTGAAGGTCGACGGCGACGACCGGGTCACCCCGGCCGTGACCACCGCGATCAAGTCCGGCACCCGGATCGTGATCGCGAAGGTCGACCACAAGCGCAGCACGAAGGTGGTGCCGGTCCCGTTCGAGAAGACCGAGACCAAGAGCGCCACCCTGTTCGTGGGCGACAAGAAGACCACCCGTCCGGGCGTAGCCGGTAAGCGTCAGGTGCAGCTGGTGCTGTCCTTCGTGAGCGGCAAGCTGGTCGCCACTCGCGAGGTCTCCAGCAAGATCCTGGTCAAGCCGGTGGCCGAGCTGGTCACCGTCGGGACCAAGCCGAAGCCCGAGGAGACGGACCCCGTGATCGGTGGCACCGCCGCCTGGGACCGGATCGCCGAGTGCGAGTCCGGTGGCAACTGGGCGACCAACACCGGCAACGGGTACTACGGCGGCCTGCAGTTCAGCCACAGCACGTGGCTCAACTATGGCGGCGGGAAGTACGCCAACAACGCGCACCTGGCGTCGAAGGCACAGCAGATCGCGATCGCCGAGAAGGTCCGTGACGCCGAAGGCGGCTACGGCGCCTGGCCGGTCTGCGGTAAGCGCGCCTGA
- the rsmA gene encoding 16S rRNA (adenine(1518)-N(6)/adenine(1519)-N(6))-dimethyltransferase RsmA → MTAHETPASAGPRLLGPADVRSLAARLALRPTKQRGQNFVIDPNSVRRIVRAAGLAETGETVLEVGPGLGSLTLALLADGHRVTAIEIDPLLAGALPDTIATYAPAQADRLTVVLADAMTVTSEQIGAPDACVANLPYNVAVPVLLHLLSIAPTIRHGLVMVQSEVADRLAAPPGSRTYGIPSAKAAWYADVRRAGPVGRQIFWPAPNVDSGLVGFERREPPATEASREEVFAVIDAAFSQRRKTVRSALARWCPDREVLDEVLRAAGVDSGARGEVLGIADFARIAGVRAQMPGPDPVSP, encoded by the coding sequence GTGACCGCTCATGAGACACCCGCATCCGCCGGACCGAGACTGCTCGGTCCGGCGGATGTGCGTTCGCTGGCCGCACGGCTGGCGCTGCGCCCGACCAAACAGCGTGGCCAGAACTTCGTCATCGACCCGAACTCGGTCCGCCGGATCGTGCGCGCCGCCGGCCTGGCCGAGACCGGTGAGACCGTGCTCGAGGTCGGGCCCGGGCTGGGCTCGCTGACGCTGGCGCTGCTGGCCGATGGTCACCGGGTCACCGCTATCGAGATCGACCCGCTGCTCGCCGGGGCACTGCCCGACACGATCGCGACGTACGCCCCGGCGCAGGCCGACCGCCTCACCGTCGTACTGGCTGATGCGATGACCGTGACGTCCGAGCAGATCGGCGCTCCCGACGCCTGCGTGGCCAACCTGCCGTACAACGTGGCCGTGCCGGTGTTGCTGCATCTCCTGTCGATCGCGCCGACGATTCGCCATGGGCTGGTGATGGTCCAGTCCGAGGTGGCCGACCGGTTGGCGGCACCGCCTGGCTCACGCACGTACGGCATCCCGTCCGCGAAGGCCGCTTGGTACGCCGACGTGCGCCGGGCCGGTCCGGTCGGGCGGCAGATCTTCTGGCCCGCCCCGAACGTCGATTCCGGGCTGGTCGGGTTCGAACGGCGCGAGCCGCCGGCCACCGAGGCCAGCCGCGAAGAGGTCTTCGCCGTGATCGACGCGGCCTTCTCGCAGCGGCGTAAGACCGTGCGTTCGGCGTTGGCCCGCTGGTGCCCGGATCGCGAGGTGCTGGACGAGGTGCTGCGTGCTGCCGGGGTCGATTCCGGTGCCCGTGGTGAGGTCCTCGGGATCGCCGACTTCGCCCGGATCGCGGGAGTTCGCGCTCAGATGCCGGGTCCCGATCCGGTCAGCCCCTAA
- a CDS encoding 4-(cytidine 5'-diphospho)-2-C-methyl-D-erythritol kinase: MPVPPASQVTVRAPAKINLGLSVGAPRSDGFHPLATVYQAVALYDDVTAVSREDGEITVEVLGDFATEVPADDTNLAVRAARLLQSEYDVDAGVELTIRKTIPVAGGMAGGSTDAAATLVACNRLWGLQLASADLERHAATLGSDVPFCLVGHTALGRGRGEQVTEVMSRGTFHWVFAIATGGLSTPKVYGELDRLRPLRRVEPPEVAPELLSALLTGEPAALAPALSNDLQAAALSLRPELGETLQFGLDKGALAAMISGSGPTCLFLAPDSRRAVDLAVHLADSGLCRMVRQAEGPVPGARIIPGPAR; encoded by the coding sequence GTGCCCGTGCCTCCTGCCTCCCAGGTCACCGTCCGGGCCCCGGCGAAGATCAATCTCGGTCTGTCCGTTGGTGCGCCACGCTCAGACGGCTTCCATCCGCTCGCCACGGTCTACCAGGCCGTCGCGCTGTACGACGACGTCACCGCGGTCTCCCGCGAGGATGGCGAGATCACCGTCGAGGTGCTCGGCGACTTCGCGACCGAGGTGCCGGCCGACGACACCAACCTGGCCGTGCGGGCCGCTCGGCTGCTGCAGTCCGAGTACGACGTTGACGCGGGCGTAGAGCTCACTATCCGCAAGACCATCCCGGTGGCGGGTGGGATGGCTGGAGGCTCTACGGACGCTGCCGCCACCCTTGTCGCGTGTAACCGGCTCTGGGGCCTACAACTGGCCTCTGCCGACCTGGAACGGCACGCGGCCACACTGGGCAGCGACGTACCGTTCTGCCTGGTCGGACACACAGCACTTGGCCGTGGCCGCGGTGAGCAGGTAACCGAGGTCATGTCGCGCGGGACGTTCCACTGGGTCTTCGCGATCGCTACAGGCGGTCTATCCACGCCCAAGGTGTACGGCGAGCTGGACCGGCTCAGGCCGCTGCGCCGGGTGGAGCCGCCAGAGGTTGCTCCCGAGCTCCTGTCGGCCCTCTTGACGGGTGAGCCGGCTGCACTTGCTCCTGCGCTCAGCAATGACCTGCAGGCGGCAGCGTTGTCCCTACGACCTGAGCTGGGGGAGACCCTGCAGTTCGGTCTGGACAAGGGTGCGCTCGCTGCGATGATCTCTGGCTCTGGACCCACCTGCTTGTTCCTCGCTCCGGACAGTCGCCGGGCAGTGGATCTAGCAGTTCACCTGGCCGACTCCGGGCTCTGCAGGATGGTCCGGCAGGCCGAAGGACCTGTGCCGGGTGCACGAATCATTCCGGGGCCGGCGCGCTAA
- a CDS encoding ATP-binding protein yields MPEPFAVLLTRCRREAGLTQDELAHRSGLSVEAVSTLERGARRYPRRVTVEQLAAALGVPADPLLEAIPSRRAMPVVAPPDVPRQLPMAVSDFTGRTEDVSRLTDLLSSRRGPVVVAVTGMGGIGKTTLAIEVAQAVADDYPDGHLWLDLRGQSPIEPLSPLDALGQLLRGLATPSDKIPAETGLAAARFRSLLHDRRVLLVLDNAANVAQVLPLLPAGPGCAVVITSRHTMTGLAGAHQLPLGLLAPDEAEGLLRSMVGPARLEAEPAAVADLIEASGLLPLAVRLAGARLADRPSWPVAYLVQRLKASRLDVLDGADAGIRAAFAVSIDQLAKSSSESDRAAAEAFAKLGAFDGPDLSGLVAGAMLGVEPYEAERLLERLADLHLVEPTADGRYRFHDLLRVYARELGVQPDVEGLTALFNAVAWRACTLNRPTSARLAWADGRWAGDAPELGDLVTTLDWLEAEHANLVAAALQGTPSVLPLAVGLAQFGMSRGYWLDHFRICEIGLRVAIEMGDRMAEGFVRNDLGLVRVDLVPAGLSSFERALDEFREALRVFEQVGSAGGIGQSLVNLSYGLEAAGHPTDAVRYGERGVEHAHQVGDRHGETWARINLARIYGGVGRHQAEVAEYTQALSLSESDGSTLAALLGRGAAYRGRGDYAAAERDLRQCAEIADRLGHRGSQARARAEVGRLAQLRGDHETALRELTAALELARRYDDRGGEASTRHGLGLSLLALDREPEARAELAAARAIYEVTGEIELAAEMDRIIREH; encoded by the coding sequence ATGCCCGAGCCCTTCGCAGTGCTGCTGACCCGATGCCGTCGGGAGGCTGGACTGACGCAGGATGAGCTCGCCCATCGCTCTGGTCTGAGCGTCGAAGCCGTCAGCACGCTCGAACGTGGCGCCCGGCGCTATCCCCGCCGGGTCACGGTCGAGCAGCTCGCGGCGGCACTCGGCGTACCGGCGGATCCGCTGCTGGAGGCCATCCCTAGCCGCCGGGCCATGCCTGTCGTCGCGCCGCCGGACGTGCCTCGGCAACTGCCTATGGCGGTCAGTGACTTCACTGGCCGGACTGAGGATGTCTCGCGCCTCACGGACTTGTTGTCGTCCAGGCGAGGGCCGGTGGTCGTCGCGGTTACTGGCATGGGCGGAATCGGCAAGACCACGCTCGCGATCGAGGTCGCGCAGGCGGTCGCGGACGACTACCCAGACGGACATCTCTGGCTCGACCTGCGCGGCCAGTCGCCGATCGAACCGCTGTCGCCGCTTGACGCGCTGGGGCAGTTGCTGCGCGGTTTGGCCACTCCCTCGGACAAAATCCCGGCGGAGACCGGACTGGCCGCGGCAAGGTTCCGCTCGCTCTTGCACGACCGGCGGGTTCTGCTCGTCTTGGACAACGCGGCGAACGTTGCGCAGGTGCTACCTCTGCTACCAGCCGGTCCAGGCTGTGCCGTCGTCATCACTAGCCGCCATACGATGACCGGTCTGGCCGGGGCTCACCAACTGCCGCTAGGCCTGCTGGCGCCCGACGAGGCCGAGGGCCTCTTGCGATCAATGGTCGGGCCAGCCCGGCTAGAGGCCGAACCGGCCGCCGTAGCCGACTTGATCGAAGCTAGCGGGCTACTGCCGCTGGCTGTTCGGTTGGCCGGCGCGCGGCTTGCCGATCGGCCCAGCTGGCCCGTGGCCTACTTGGTCCAGCGGTTGAAGGCATCCCGGCTCGACGTCCTCGATGGGGCTGATGCCGGCATCCGAGCCGCCTTCGCAGTGTCGATCGATCAGCTCGCCAAGAGCTCTTCGGAGAGCGACCGGGCTGCGGCGGAGGCTTTCGCTAAGCTTGGCGCCTTCGATGGTCCAGACCTGTCGGGGCTGGTGGCAGGCGCCATGCTCGGGGTAGAGCCGTATGAGGCTGAGCGTCTGCTTGAGCGGTTGGCCGACCTACACCTGGTCGAACCGACTGCCGACGGGCGATACCGCTTCCACGACCTACTACGGGTCTACGCGCGCGAGCTCGGCGTACAGCCTGATGTGGAAGGTCTGACGGCTCTATTCAATGCAGTGGCGTGGCGGGCGTGCACACTGAACCGCCCGACCAGTGCGCGCCTGGCTTGGGCCGATGGACGCTGGGCCGGGGACGCACCTGAGCTGGGCGATCTCGTCACGACCCTCGATTGGCTGGAGGCCGAACATGCGAACCTGGTCGCGGCCGCTCTGCAGGGCACGCCTTCGGTGCTGCCGCTGGCGGTCGGCCTGGCGCAGTTCGGGATGTCGCGCGGCTACTGGCTGGATCACTTCCGCATTTGCGAGATCGGCCTGCGGGTCGCGATCGAGATGGGCGACCGGATGGCGGAGGGGTTCGTGCGCAATGACCTCGGCCTGGTCCGGGTCGATCTCGTCCCGGCCGGCCTGAGTTCGTTCGAACGGGCGCTGGACGAATTCCGCGAGGCACTACGGGTCTTCGAGCAGGTCGGCTCGGCTGGGGGGATCGGACAGAGCCTGGTCAACCTCAGCTATGGCCTCGAGGCGGCCGGGCATCCCACCGACGCCGTGCGCTACGGCGAACGCGGTGTCGAGCACGCCCATCAGGTGGGCGACCGCCATGGCGAAACCTGGGCCCGGATCAATCTCGCCCGGATCTACGGCGGGGTCGGGCGCCACCAGGCCGAAGTGGCCGAGTACACCCAAGCGCTCAGCCTCAGCGAAAGTGACGGCTCTACGTTGGCCGCGCTGCTCGGCCGGGGTGCGGCGTACCGGGGCCGAGGCGACTACGCCGCCGCCGAGCGGGACCTGCGCCAGTGCGCGGAGATCGCGGACCGCCTCGGGCATCGCGGCAGCCAGGCCCGGGCCCGCGCTGAAGTCGGCCGGCTGGCGCAACTGCGCGGCGACCATGAGACGGCCCTGCGCGAGCTGACCGCGGCGCTGGAACTGGCCCGCCGGTACGACGATCGCGGTGGCGAGGCCTCGACCCGTCATGGCCTGGGCCTGTCGCTGCTGGCGCTCGATCGCGAGCCGGAGGCCCGGGCGGAGCTGGCGGCGGCGCGGGCGATCTACGAGGTGACGGGCGAGATCGAGCTGGCCGCCGAGATGGACCGGATAATTCGCGAGCACTGA
- a CDS encoding translation factor GTPase family protein, with translation MGILAHVDAGKTSLTERLLWQAGVIDTVGRVDDGSTQTDSMDLERQRGITIRSAVVSFPLGDLTVNLIDTPGHSDFIAEVERALRVLDGAVLVISAVEGVQAQTRLLMRTLMRLRIPTLLFVNKIDRVGARYDDLLESIAAKLTPTAVPMGSVTDLGTRVASYQPFAPGNEKWVDRVREALAENDDSWLQAYISGSSPVAAFDGLVDQTRRALVHPVYFGSAITGEGVPELAEGIRTFLPAASAQPADGALQGEVFKIERGPAGERIAYARLFEGALAVRDRVSLFDGPTSYDGKVSRLQVFESGKAVPVDRAEAGRIAKIWGLGEVRIGDQLGRYDERAGAISFPPPTLETSVRAADPSDRVRLFTALQKLAEQDPLIRLRVNGHEVSVCLYGEVQKEVLKALLLGDFNVAATFEQTRPILQERPIGIGEAVRFMGEPGNLCIATVGLRIEPGAGVGYQLEVELGGLPRAFHTAIEETVHSYLRRGGLHGWEVSECLVTVTHTGYSSVASTAGDFRRLVPEVLHLALERAGTQLCQPMNHFGLEIPADTLAPVLAKLAENAAIVQETTVTPTSAHLTGLIPAARTHTFETHLPALTQGEALLTTTHHTHHPLPH, from the coding sequence ATGGGGATTCTGGCCCACGTTGACGCCGGAAAGACCAGCCTGACCGAACGTCTGCTCTGGCAGGCCGGGGTCATCGACACCGTTGGCCGGGTCGATGACGGCAGTACCCAGACCGACTCGATGGACCTCGAGCGCCAGCGCGGGATCACCATCCGCTCGGCCGTGGTCTCGTTCCCGCTCGGCGATCTCACCGTGAACCTGATCGACACCCCGGGGCACTCCGATTTCATCGCCGAGGTCGAACGTGCTCTGCGCGTGCTCGACGGCGCCGTACTCGTCATCTCGGCGGTCGAGGGCGTTCAGGCCCAGACGCGGCTGCTGATGCGGACGTTGATGCGGCTGCGCATCCCGACCTTGTTGTTCGTCAACAAGATCGATCGGGTCGGCGCGCGGTACGACGATCTACTCGAGTCGATCGCGGCCAAACTCACGCCGACCGCCGTACCGATGGGCTCGGTGACGGACCTCGGCACCCGCGTCGCGTCGTACCAACCCTTTGCCCCAGGCAACGAAAAGTGGGTCGACCGGGTCCGCGAGGCGCTGGCCGAGAACGACGACTCCTGGTTGCAGGCGTACATCTCCGGCTCATCGCCGGTCGCTGCTTTTGACGGCTTGGTCGATCAGACCCGGCGGGCGCTTGTGCATCCGGTCTACTTCGGCTCGGCCATTACCGGCGAAGGCGTGCCTGAACTCGCCGAGGGCATCCGCACTTTCCTTCCGGCCGCCTCCGCCCAGCCTGCGGATGGCGCGTTACAAGGCGAGGTCTTCAAGATCGAACGAGGTCCGGCCGGCGAACGCATCGCTTATGCCCGGCTCTTTGAAGGCGCGCTCGCTGTCCGGGACCGCGTCAGCCTTTTCGACGGGCCGACGTCGTACGACGGAAAGGTCTCCCGGCTGCAGGTCTTCGAAAGCGGTAAGGCCGTCCCGGTCGACCGTGCGGAGGCGGGCCGGATCGCGAAGATCTGGGGGCTCGGCGAGGTCCGGATCGGCGACCAGCTCGGCCGGTACGACGAACGCGCGGGCGCCATCTCGTTCCCGCCGCCGACGCTGGAGACGTCAGTGCGGGCGGCTGATCCGTCGGACCGGGTCCGGCTGTTCACGGCGCTCCAGAAATTGGCCGAACAGGATCCGCTGATCCGTCTGCGGGTCAATGGTCACGAGGTGTCGGTATGCCTCTACGGCGAGGTGCAGAAGGAGGTGCTCAAGGCCCTCCTGCTGGGCGATTTCAACGTGGCGGCCACGTTCGAACAGACCCGGCCGATTTTGCAAGAACGCCCGATCGGCATCGGCGAGGCCGTCCGCTTCATGGGCGAACCCGGCAACCTCTGCATAGCCACCGTCGGCCTTCGGATCGAACCAGGTGCCGGTGTTGGATACCAGCTCGAGGTTGAGCTCGGTGGTCTGCCGCGTGCCTTTCACACGGCGATCGAGGAGACCGTGCATTCCTACCTTCGGCGTGGCGGCCTGCACGGCTGGGAGGTGTCGGAGTGCCTCGTCACGGTGACCCACACGGGGTATTCGTCGGTTGCCAGCACGGCCGGCGACTTCCGCCGCCTGGTCCCCGAGGTCCTGCACCTGGCCCTCGAACGCGCCGGCACCCAGCTCTGCCAGCCGATGAACCACTTCGGCCTGGAAATCCCCGCCGACACCCTCGCCCCCGTACTCGCCAAGCTCGCCGAAAACGCCGCCATCGTGCAAGAAACCACCGTCACTCCCACGTCGGCCCACCTCACCGGCCTCATCCCAGCCGCCCGAACCCACACCTTCGAAACCCACCTCCCCGCCCTAACCCAAGGCGAAGCCCTCCTAACCACCACCCACCACACCCACCACCCCCTCCCCCACTAG
- a CDS encoding ABC-F family ATP-binding cassette domain-containing protein codes for MAAPVSNLVNLEAVTKGFGTRILLDAVSLGVGRGDRIGVVGRNGDGKSTLLRVLARQEEADSGRVTHNRDLRLGFLGQTDDLDPDSTVAAAVLGDVETYTWAADPRARSVMEHLLGGVDHEAKVASLSGGERRRTSLAKLLLTDVDLLILDEPTNHLDIEAVNWLAAHVVDRAGALIVVTHDRWFLDAVCTNTWEVHGGDVTSYEGGYAAYVLAKAERSRTAKVTEEKRQNVLRKELAWLRRGAPARTSKPKFRIDAANALIENEPPPRDRLALAQLATSRLGKDVFDAEHVSLAYGNRVLFDNLTFRIGPGDRLGLLGPNGAGKTTFLRLLTGQVTPDKGRVKQGKTVKIAHLSQALEDLDGSLTVLSHITGIRRAAQLAGSGGEMTASQLLERFGFTGDRLTTRIGDLSGGERRRLQLLRVLLDEPNVLILDEPTNDLDVETLTVIEDFLDGWPGTVLVVTHDRYFLERVSDSVYTVPGDGTVVHLPRGVEQYLERLGTTPRRRTVAAAPEVAEDNDPAPVVSADEAPAVDPATARAAKKELNRIERQLAKLTETEAKLHDQMGANASDYAKLAELDAELRKIADERGELELAWFEAAERAE; via the coding sequence ATGGCCGCTCCTGTCTCGAACCTTGTCAATCTCGAAGCCGTTACCAAAGGCTTTGGGACCCGGATCCTTCTCGATGCCGTCAGTCTCGGGGTGGGCCGCGGTGATCGTATCGGTGTGGTCGGCCGCAACGGTGACGGCAAGTCGACCCTGTTGCGGGTGCTCGCGCGCCAGGAGGAGGCCGACTCCGGCCGGGTGACGCATAACCGCGACCTGCGACTCGGATTCCTCGGTCAGACCGATGACCTGGATCCGGACTCGACGGTCGCGGCCGCCGTACTCGGCGACGTCGAGACCTACACCTGGGCCGCGGATCCGCGCGCGCGTTCGGTGATGGAACACCTGCTCGGTGGCGTCGACCACGAGGCGAAGGTCGCCAGCCTGAGTGGTGGGGAGCGGCGTCGTACCTCGCTGGCGAAGCTGCTGCTGACCGATGTGGACCTGCTGATCCTGGACGAGCCGACCAACCACCTCGACATCGAGGCGGTCAACTGGCTGGCGGCGCACGTGGTCGACCGGGCCGGCGCGTTGATCGTGGTCACACACGACCGGTGGTTCCTCGACGCCGTGTGTACGAACACGTGGGAGGTCCACGGCGGCGACGTGACGTCGTACGAGGGCGGTTACGCGGCGTACGTGCTGGCCAAGGCCGAGCGCTCCCGGACGGCGAAGGTCACCGAGGAGAAGCGGCAGAACGTACTGCGCAAGGAGCTGGCCTGGTTGCGTCGCGGTGCACCCGCGCGTACGTCGAAGCCGAAGTTCCGGATCGACGCGGCCAATGCGCTGATCGAGAACGAGCCGCCGCCCCGCGACCGCCTCGCGCTGGCCCAGCTCGCCACCTCGCGGCTGGGCAAGGACGTGTTCGACGCCGAGCACGTTTCGCTTGCCTATGGCAACAGAGTGCTGTTCGACAATCTGACCTTCCGGATCGGACCGGGCGATCGGCTCGGGCTGCTCGGGCCGAACGGCGCCGGGAAGACGACGTTCCTGCGACTGCTGACCGGCCAGGTCACACCGGACAAGGGGCGCGTCAAGCAGGGCAAGACCGTCAAGATCGCGCATCTCTCGCAGGCGCTGGAGGACCTCGACGGCTCGCTGACGGTGCTCAGCCACATCACTGGGATCCGTCGGGCGGCTCAGCTCGCGGGCTCGGGCGGCGAGATGACGGCATCGCAGTTGCTTGAGCGGTTCGGCTTCACGGGCGACAGGTTGACAACGCGGATCGGTGATCTGTCGGGTGGCGAGCGGCGCCGGCTGCAGTTGTTGCGGGTGCTGCTGGATGAGCCGAATGTGCTGATCCTCGACGAGCCGACCAACGATCTGGACGTCGAGACCCTCACGGTGATCGAGGACTTCCTGGACGGCTGGCCCGGCACGGTGCTGGTCGTCACCCACGACCGGTACTTCCTCGAGCGTGTCAGTGACAGCGTCTACACCGTGCCCGGCGACGGCACGGTCGTGCACCTGCCGCGTGGGGTCGAGCAATATCTTGAGCGACTTGGTACGACGCCCAGGCGGCGTACGGTGGCCGCCGCGCCGGAAGTTGCCGAGGACAACGATCCGGCGCCAGTCGTCAGTGCGGACGAGGCGCCGGCGGTGGATCCCGCGACGGCCCGGGCGGCGAAGAAGGAGCTGAACCGGATCGAGCGGCAGCTCGCGAAGCTGACCGAGACCGAGGCCAAACTGCACGACCAGATGGGCGCGAACGCCAGCGACTACGCCAAACTGGCCGAGCTGGACGCGGAGTTGCGCAAGATCGCCGACGAGCGCGGCGAGCTCGAACTCGCCTGGTTCGAAGCGGCCGAGCGCGCGGAGTAG
- a CDS encoding MarR family winged helix-turn-helix transcriptional regulator has protein sequence MEDEVDRLIEAWRRERPDLDVAPMEVLSRVSRLARHLDRARSQAFESYGLESWEFDVLAALRRAGSPYQLSPGRLLKETLVTSGTMTNRVDRLAARGLVERLPDPADRRGVLVQLTDAGRDSVDAAMADLLAHERALLGSISERDQLRIARVLRELVRPFDA, from the coding sequence ATGGAAGACGAGGTCGACCGGCTGATCGAGGCCTGGCGCCGTGAGCGGCCCGACCTCGACGTCGCGCCGATGGAGGTGCTGTCCCGGGTCAGCCGGCTGGCCCGCCACCTGGACCGCGCCCGCAGCCAGGCCTTCGAGTCGTACGGCCTGGAGTCTTGGGAGTTCGACGTGCTGGCGGCATTGCGCCGGGCCGGCTCGCCGTACCAGCTCTCCCCCGGGCGGTTGCTCAAGGAGACGCTGGTGACGTCGGGCACGATGACGAACCGGGTGGACCGGCTGGCCGCGCGTGGACTGGTCGAGCGCCTGCCCGATCCGGCCGATCGTCGTGGCGTGCTGGTCCAGTTGACCGATGCCGGCCGTGATTCGGTCGACGCCGCGATGGCCGATCTGCTCGCGCATGAGCGGGCATTGCTCGGTTCGATCAGCGAGCGCGATCAGCTCCGGATCGCGCGCGTATTGCGCGAACTCGTGCGGCCGTTCGACGCCTGA
- a CDS encoding trans-aconitate 2-methyltransferase translates to MRTSPVWNPQQYGKYADQRGRPFADLLSRVRADSPITVVDLGCGPGNLTVTLLDRWPGASVHGVDSSAEMIAAATEFEGERLTFEVADLREWIKVTPAESVDVIVSNATLQWLPDQLDLLPGLVERLRPGGWLAIQIPGNHDAPSHEILRELATTAPYAEFAAANAVRTNLPEPSDYLDVLTSAGCEVDAWETTYSHVLQGDNAVLEWVKGTGARPVLQSLPDELRVEFEREYGERLARAYPRRAFGTVLPFRRIFAVAHKSANGEEK, encoded by the coding sequence ATGCGCACCTCACCGGTGTGGAATCCCCAGCAATACGGCAAGTACGCGGACCAGCGCGGCAGGCCGTTCGCGGATCTGCTCTCCCGGGTCCGGGCCGATTCGCCCATCACCGTGGTCGACCTCGGGTGCGGTCCGGGCAATCTGACCGTCACGTTGCTCGACCGTTGGCCGGGTGCTTCCGTGCACGGCGTCGACAGTTCGGCGGAGATGATCGCGGCCGCGACGGAGTTCGAGGGGGAGCGACTGACCTTCGAGGTGGCGGATCTGCGCGAGTGGATCAAGGTCACGCCGGCCGAGTCGGTGGACGTGATCGTGTCCAACGCGACGCTGCAGTGGTTGCCGGACCAACTCGACCTGCTGCCGGGGCTCGTCGAGCGCCTGCGTCCTGGTGGGTGGCTCGCGATCCAGATCCCGGGCAACCACGATGCGCCTTCGCACGAGATTCTCCGCGAGTTGGCGACCACCGCGCCGTACGCCGAATTCGCCGCGGCGAACGCCGTACGGACGAATTTGCCGGAGCCGTCCGACTACCTGGACGTGTTGACGTCGGCCGGGTGTGAGGTCGACGCGTGGGAGACGACGTACAGCCATGTCTTGCAGGGCGACAACGCGGTGCTCGAATGGGTCAAGGGGACGGGTGCTCGTCCGGTGTTGCAGTCGTTGCCGGATGAGTTGCGGGTGGAGTTCGAGCGGGAGTACGGCGAACGCCTGGCGCGGGCGTATCCCCGGCGGGCGTTCGGCACGGTGTTGCCGTTCCGCCGGATCTTCGCGGTTGCGCACAAGTCGGCCAATGGGGAGGAGAAGTAG
- a CDS encoding VOC family protein, which yields MRLDHVQVSCPPGGEEIARAFYRDALGMTELDKPPLLAARGGCWFRLGEAEIHIGVEADFRPARKAHPALAVDDLDHYAEVLAARGFPVTWDNETIPGRRRFHTVDGHGNRIELV from the coding sequence ATGCGGCTCGACCATGTGCAGGTCTCGTGCCCGCCGGGTGGTGAGGAGATCGCCCGCGCGTTCTACCGCGACGCGCTCGGCATGACCGAACTCGACAAGCCCCCGCTACTCGCGGCCCGCGGCGGCTGCTGGTTCCGCCTGGGTGAGGCCGAGATCCATATCGGCGTCGAGGCGGACTTCCGCCCAGCCCGCAAGGCCCATCCGGCGCTGGCGGTGGACGACCTTGACCACTACGCGGAAGTCCTTGCGGCCAGGGGCTTTCCGGTCACCTGGGACAACGAGACGATCCCCGGCCGCCGCCGCTTCCATACGGTCGACGGCCACGGCAACCGCATCGAACTCGTCTGA